The nucleotide sequence CCGAGCGCATCGTGTAGAGGGCGACGTTCGACGGGATGTTCCGGCTCCTGAGGGCCTCGTCCCTGCGTAGAACCGCGATCAGGCCGCCGTCGCTGGTCGGCGCGATGCTCGGCTCGGAGAAGCCCTGCGATGCCTCCAGCGTCAACTCGCTGACCAGGCTCCAGTTCTGGCCACCGTCGGTGCTCTTCACGACGCCCGTGAACCAGGCCCAGCTGTGCGCCGCGCCGTAGCGGCCGTACATGGTGCTCAGCAGGGTCTGGCCGTCGCTCATCAGGATCGGGCCCTGATGGAACCTGGCCCAGGCGATCGTCTTGCCGGCGAAGTACACCTTCGCGTCCGGGGCGTCCACCCATTCGCTGCCCGCGAGCATGCGCCGGTTGAACACCTCGCGGCACCATTGGATGTCGCAGATCGGATTGCCGTCCGCGTCCTTGCCCCTGGTGACGGAGAGATCCTCGAAGTCGATCGCGTAGACGGCGCCGCTCGCGATGGACATCCGGTAGAAGTTCATCGGCTGCAACCGGCCGTCCCCGGAGTCGAACGGGTCCCAGACGCCGCCGCCGTCGGTCGATTCGCGCAGGATCACCGACCCGGCGCCGACCGCGTCGCGGTTGGCGTTGTAGCCCGCGATCATGCGCGGGTTGCGCATCCCCTCGCCGTTGGTCGACGAGCCGTTGAACAGTCCGGGGAAGCCGAGGAAGTGCGTGTCCGAGACGGTGAACATGGTCCCGGCCGGGACGGTGACACTGCCGGCGAGCGCCTGCGCTTCGGCCGGTTCCTCCGTCGCCGTGACCGGTGGGTTCGACGTCGCCGCCAGCCCGGCCGCGACCGCCATCGCCAGGGCACCGCGAGCGAGTGCCTGCGGGACGTGTCGTGCTTGCCCAACCATGTCGGTCCTCCTGAGACGTCGTCCGCTCGGATGCGAGCGGGAATCGCGGAGAGGCCCGGGCGCACGGGCGGCCGGGTGGATGTCGACATGCGGACGGGTTGGTGTGAACCATCTGGCGCCGGGCGTTCCACGTCAACGAGGCCCGGCACTGCGTGCAACGACGTCCGCGCTCGGTGCAGCCAAGACGTTCAGCGCTGGTTCAGCGACCCGGGCGCAGGCTCGTTCCATTCGAGTCGAACGCATGAGAGGACGAAGGATCATGAAGCACACGAAGGCATGGATCGGCGCCGGCGCGGCGGCGGTGGCCGCGGCAGGCGCCGTCGCCACCATGGGCGCGGCGTCCGCGGACCACGACAACGAGGCGCCCATCACCGGCGACGCCCTGGAACAGGCCAGCTCGGCCGCTCTCGAACACACCGGCGGCGGCACCGTCACCGGCACCGAGGTCGGCGACGAGGAGGGCTTCTACGAGGTCGAGGTCACCCTCGACGACGGCACGCAGGTCGACGTCCACCTCGACAAGGACTTCACCGTGCTCGGCGACGAGTCCGACGGCGCCGGCGACGACGAGGAGAGCGGCGACTGACCATGCGCCGGCCACCAGGGATCGTGGTCGTCCTGGCCGGACTCCTCCTGGCCGGTTGCGGCGAGGACGGCGACGACGGCGGCAGCACGACCACGCGCCGGGTCGACACCGCGACGCCGTCGTTCACCGAGCCGACGGTCGTCACGAACCCGCTGTTCCCGGTGCCGGCGGGCGGCCAGACGCTCCAGCTCGGCGAGGAGGAGGGCGAGCCGCTGCGCGTCGAGGTCACGACCCTGCCGGAGACCCGCACGATCACCTGGGACGGCCGGAGCATCGACGCCGTCGTGGCGCAGTACGTCGCGTACCGGTCCGGGCGCATCGTCGAGGTCGCCCTCGACTACTACGCCCAGGACGACGACGGCGGCGTCTGGTACCTCGGCGAGGACGTCGACAACTACGAGGACGGCGTGATCGCCGACCACGAGGGCAGCTGGCTGGCCGGCCGTGACGGGCCGGGCGGGCTGATCATGCCCGCGGACCCGCGGGAGGGCGACGTCTTTCGGCCGGAGAACATCCCGGACCTGGTGTTCGAGGAGGTCACGATCCAGGACGCCGCGGTCACGGCGGACGGCCCGCGCGGGCCGGTCGACGGCGCCGTCGCCACCGAGGAGCACCTCATGGACGGCACCGTCGAGCACAAGGTCTTCGCGCCCGGCTACGGCGAGTTCCGGGCAGAGGCCCCCGACGAGCTGGTCGAGGTCGCGCTCGCCGTCCCGGCCGACGCGAGCCCCGGCGAGACGCCCGCCGTCCTGACCGAGCTGGCCGACGGCGCCGCGCGGGTCTTCGAGGCCGCGGGCACCGGCGACGCGGCCGGCGACCAGGTCGACGCGATGACGGCCGCCTGGCGGGACCGGCCGGACCAGACCGCACCGGCCACCCTCGCCGCCGCGCTGGAGGACGCGCTCGGCCGGCTGGCGGACGCGGCGGCCGCCGGCGACCCCGACGCCGTCAGGCAGGCCGCCGTCGACACCTCTACGGCCGTCCTCGACCTCACCCTCGCCTACCGGCCGCCGGCCGAGGTGGACGCGGCCCGGCTGGAGGTCGTCGCGCGGCAGCTCGAGCTCGACACGGCGACCGGCGACCTGGCCGGGCAACGGTCCGACGCGGCGATCGCCGTGACGATCCGCGACCGCCTCCCCGCCACGCGCTGAGCGAACGGGCGTCGCCGCGGGGGAGCGGCGGGACTACGCTCCGCCTCATGTCCGACGCGACACGTGAGGGCGGCGAGCCGCTCATCCCGCAGATCCGGATCATGCGACGTTCCGGTCCCGAGCAGCGGGCGACGTTCTTCGAGCTGTTCTTCGACCTCGTCTACGTCTTCGCCGTCACGCAGCTCTCGCACCACCTGCTGGCCACCCACCTGACCTGGACGGGCGCCGCCGAGACGGCGTTCATGCTGGTGGCGGTCTACTGGGCGTGGAACTACACGACCTGGATGGCGAACTGGTTCGACCCCGAGACGGTGCCGGTGCGCCTGGTGCTGACGTTCGTCATGCTGGCCAGCCTGCTGATGGCGGTGGCCATCCCGGACGGCTTCGGCGACCTCGCGCTGCTGTTCGCCTGCACCTACTCGGGGCTGCAGATCGGCCGCAACGTGTTCGTCGTCCTCGCGACGCCGCCGGGACAGTTCCACCAGAACTTCCGCCAGATCCTGGCCTGGTCGGTCCTCTCGGCGCCGCTCTGGGTGGCCGGCGGCCTGGCCGAGGACGCCCGCTGGCCGCTGTGGCTGGCCGCGCTGGCGCTCGACCTCGCCGGCCCGCTGGCCCGGTACTGGCTGCCGGGTGCCGGCAGCACGCCGATGAGCCAGTGGGCGATCGACGGGCACCACTTCGCCGAGCGCTTCCAGCTGTTCGTCATCATCGCGCTGGGCGAGAGCATCGTGCTGACCGGCGTGACGGCGTCCAACGGCGAGATGAGCTTCGAGACCGGGGTGGCGCTGGGGCTGACGTTCCTCGGCTCGGTGGCGCTGTGGTGGCTCTACTTCTCCGGGGCGTCGCCGGTGATCGCCCGCCGCATCGGAGCCAGCAGCAGCGAGGACGTGGGCGCCCTCGGCCGCGACATCTACACCTACCTGCACGTGCCGATCATCGCCGGCATCGTGCTGATGGCGGTCGGCGACGAGCTGGTTATCGCGCACCCTGACTACGACATGGAGACCGTCGGTGCCCTGGCCGTCCTCGGCGGACCGGCGCTGTTCCTCGCCGGCCTGGCCGCCTGCGGCATCCGGGTCCAGCATCCGGTCGGCTGGCCGGCGGTCGTCGCGGTGGTGGTGCTGCTGGCCGCCGTCCCGGTCATGGCCGAGCAGAGCGGCCTGGTGACGGCGGCGTTCGCCCTCGTGGTGCTGGGCACGCTGGCGGTCGTCGAGCACCGCAAGACGGCACGCGCGACCGCCGGCGCACCCTGACGTCAGGACCCAATGCCGTTAAGTTAGGGCGGTTTTGCTGGCCCGGCGAACTTTGATCTTGTGGGTGGCGTGGCTGGGTGGGCGGGTCTGGTCTCGTCGTTTGGCTTTGAAGGTGTTCCGGGGTGGTTTCTTGACGCGCTGCGTGACGCGGGCTCGTCGTGGCGGGTTGAGGTCGCTGCTGATGGCGGCGATGGCCAGGACGCGCGTGTTCTGGTCGAGTCGGCCGGCGGTGATGGTGTCTCGGGTGACGCGGATGGTGATGGTGAAGGAGATCCGGCGCGGGTCCACGCCGACGGTGTCCGCGGCGTCGGTTCTCAGGGTGCAGAGGGCTTGGTAGGTGACGAGCAGGGCGTAGATCTCCTGATCGACGAGGTCGGGTGACTTCGAGCGCAGGATGAACCCGGCGCCACGCAGTCGGGTCTTGAGTTCCTGGTAGCTGTTCTCCGATTCCCACCGCTGGTGGTAGGCCTCGGCGACGGCTCGGGCGGGCGCCTCGGCCGGGTCGAGCAGGGTGGTG is from Jiangella alkaliphila and encodes:
- a CDS encoding PepSY domain-containing protein, which encodes MKHTKAWIGAGAAAVAAAGAVATMGAASADHDNEAPITGDALEQASSAALEHTGGGTVTGTEVGDEEGFYEVEVTLDDGTQVDVHLDKDFTVLGDESDGAGDDEESGD
- a CDS encoding low temperature requirement protein A, whose translation is MSDATREGGEPLIPQIRIMRRSGPEQRATFFELFFDLVYVFAVTQLSHHLLATHLTWTGAAETAFMLVAVYWAWNYTTWMANWFDPETVPVRLVLTFVMLASLLMAVAIPDGFGDLALLFACTYSGLQIGRNVFVVLATPPGQFHQNFRQILAWSVLSAPLWVAGGLAEDARWPLWLAALALDLAGPLARYWLPGAGSTPMSQWAIDGHHFAERFQLFVIIALGESIVLTGVTASNGEMSFETGVALGLTFLGSVALWWLYFSGASPVIARRIGASSSEDVGALGRDIYTYLHVPIIAGIVLMAVGDELVIAHPDYDMETVGALAVLGGPALFLAGLAACGIRVQHPVGWPAVVAVVVLLAAVPVMAEQSGLVTAAFALVVLGTLAVVEHRKTARATAGAP